Proteins encoded within one genomic window of Couchioplanes caeruleus:
- a CDS encoding diacylglycerol/lipid kinase family protein has translation MRTKQQLSADIHGERRAALVVNAHSRRGGRLYADARSRLLAAGFRLLGDFPVHRPGELEASLTAAAALSPDLLAVGGGDGTISTAARVLAHRDIALGLLPLGTTNNFARTVGVPLDLGEAVDTLTHGTVVDVDLGLVGDLLFTNHVGVGLSADVMIKAPRRLKRVVGRLAYPMTALALLARHRPLRARVRAGGRQHEFRTHQLYVANGGFHAGRPITEDADADDRLLVAYPVGGASRRGLLRETARNAATGHRRTLREEPFLAVGELWLETDRPTRVEVDGEPCGRTPVRIGVDPNALRIMAPPGTVDR, from the coding sequence ATGCGGACGAAGCAGCAGCTCAGTGCGGACATCCACGGCGAGCGACGGGCGGCCCTGGTGGTCAACGCCCATTCCCGGCGCGGCGGGAGGCTCTATGCCGACGCCCGGTCCCGGCTCCTCGCCGCCGGGTTCAGGCTGCTCGGCGACTTTCCCGTCCACCGGCCCGGCGAGCTGGAGGCGAGCCTCACGGCCGCCGCCGCGCTGAGTCCGGACCTGCTGGCCGTGGGCGGCGGCGACGGGACGATCAGCACGGCGGCCCGGGTGCTCGCCCATCGCGACATCGCACTCGGACTGTTGCCGTTGGGCACGACCAACAACTTCGCCCGTACGGTGGGCGTGCCGCTCGATCTCGGCGAGGCCGTCGACACGCTGACGCACGGCACGGTGGTCGACGTCGACCTGGGCCTCGTCGGGGACCTGCTGTTCACCAACCACGTCGGCGTCGGACTCTCCGCGGACGTCATGATCAAGGCGCCCCGGCGGCTGAAGCGGGTCGTGGGGCGGCTCGCGTACCCGATGACCGCCCTGGCCCTGCTGGCCCGGCACCGGCCGCTGCGGGCCCGGGTCCGGGCCGGGGGCCGGCAGCACGAGTTCCGCACCCATCAGTTGTACGTGGCCAACGGCGGCTTCCACGCCGGACGGCCGATCACCGAGGACGCGGACGCCGACGACCGGCTGCTGGTGGCCTACCCGGTGGGCGGCGCTAGCCGGCGGGGGCTGCTGCGCGAGACCGCCCGCAACGCCGCCACCGGGCACCGCCGCACGCTGCGCGAGGAACCGTTCCTGGCGGTGGGTGAGCTGTGGCTGGAGACCGACCGGCCGACCCGGGTGGAGGTCGACGGCGAACCGTGCGGGCGGACCCCCGTCCGGATCGGCGTCGACCCCAACGCCCTGCGGATCATGGCGCCACCGGGCACTGTGGACCGCTGA
- a CDS encoding SIMPL domain-containing protein: MAEQPMIVVRGEAVREVPPEIAQFSVTVSARDKDRQVALSRLAERAAALRATLDGYADAIERRDTGGIQVRPELKRGGERVSAYVGSVSTTVTVTDFGTLGEMLLRLADAEQTAISGPWWHLRSGSRAGADVRREAIADALGRAREYAQAVGAEVDRLIEISDEGAGGGGGGGMMRAAAFGLESAELELEVDPQPQTVHAAVVVRVSITEPSALSEMCDKKI; this comes from the coding sequence ATGGCTGAGCAACCCATGATCGTGGTCCGCGGCGAGGCCGTCCGCGAGGTGCCACCGGAGATCGCGCAGTTCTCCGTCACCGTGTCCGCGCGCGACAAGGATCGGCAGGTCGCCCTCTCCCGGCTGGCCGAGCGGGCCGCCGCCCTGCGTGCCACGCTCGACGGCTACGCCGACGCGATCGAGCGGCGCGACACCGGCGGGATCCAGGTGCGTCCCGAGCTCAAGCGCGGCGGCGAGCGCGTCTCGGCGTACGTGGGCAGCGTCAGCACCACGGTCACGGTGACCGACTTCGGCACGCTCGGCGAGATGCTGCTGCGGCTGGCCGACGCCGAGCAGACGGCCATCTCCGGTCCCTGGTGGCACTTGCGCTCCGGCAGCCGGGCGGGCGCCGACGTACGGCGGGAGGCGATCGCCGACGCGCTGGGCCGCGCCCGGGAATACGCGCAAGCCGTCGGCGCGGAGGTGGACCGGCTGATCGAGATCTCCGACGAGGGCGCCGGCGGTGGCGGTGGCGGCGGCATGATGCGCGCGGCCGCCTTCGGTCTGGAATCCGCCGAGCTGGAGCTCGAAGTCGATCCTCAGCCGCAGACCGTGCACGCCGCAGTGGTGGTACGGGTGTCTATTACTGAGCCTTCGGCTTTGTCGGAAATGTGTGACAAAAAGATATAA
- a CDS encoding response regulator yields the protein MTDGPILLVEDNPDDVMFTVRAFAKNHIKNEVIVASDGEEALRLLLPEDGSPPLKPALILLDVNLPKVNGLEVLRHIRDDERTMGLPVVVLTTSNEERDIVQSYRLGANSYVRKPVVFDEFLAAAKVLGVYWLLVNEPLPPGLGR from the coding sequence ATGACCGACGGACCCATCCTGCTGGTCGAGGACAACCCCGACGACGTGATGTTCACGGTGCGCGCGTTCGCCAAGAACCACATCAAGAACGAGGTCATCGTCGCGAGCGACGGCGAGGAGGCGCTGCGGCTGCTGCTGCCCGAGGACGGCAGCCCGCCGCTGAAACCGGCGCTGATCCTGCTCGACGTCAACCTGCCGAAGGTCAACGGGCTGGAGGTGCTGCGCCACATCCGCGACGACGAACGCACCATGGGCCTGCCCGTCGTGGTGCTGACCACCTCCAACGAGGAACGCGACATCGTGCAGAGCTACCGACTCGGCGCGAACAGTTATGTCCGCAAGCCGGTGGTCTTCGACGAGTTCCTGGCCGCGGCCAAGGTGCTGGGCGTGTACTGGCTGCTCGTCAACGAACCGCTCCCGCCCGGGCTGGGCCGGTGA
- a CDS encoding sensor histidine kinase has product MGTKVNGNPAAEVRPPAQVGHEQLMALLDHTSAVIYMRDADGRYMLVNREYERLFQLRRENIVGLTDHDLFPKDTADAFRANDLQAFARGVPVQMEEEVPGDGEVRTYITVKFPLIDATGHPYAVCGISTDITDRKRAEEQVRQLNANLELRVRERTAELEASTRELDAFAYSVSHDLRAPLRSLEGFSQVLQEDYADVLDEQGQQYLRRIQANVGRMAQMIDDLLGLSRATRTELHREHTDLSALAREVIAELRNADPGREVEVGVAEGLVAQADPHLIRLVLQNLLGNAWKFTANRADATITMDSAPCHGIEVFAVTDNGAGFDMRYSHKLFDPFQRLHSAAEYEGTGIGLAIVQRIITRHGGQIVADSSPGNGATFRFSLTPAPGDWEIR; this is encoded by the coding sequence GTGGGCACGAAGGTGAACGGCAACCCGGCGGCCGAAGTGCGGCCACCGGCGCAGGTCGGCCACGAGCAGTTGATGGCGCTGCTCGACCACACGTCGGCCGTTATCTACATGCGTGACGCCGACGGCCGTTACATGCTGGTCAACCGCGAGTACGAGCGGCTGTTCCAGTTGCGCCGGGAGAACATCGTGGGCCTGACCGACCACGACCTGTTTCCCAAGGACACGGCCGACGCCTTCCGCGCCAACGACTTGCAGGCCTTCGCCCGGGGCGTACCCGTGCAGATGGAGGAGGAAGTCCCCGGCGACGGCGAGGTACGCACCTACATCACCGTCAAGTTCCCGCTCATCGACGCGACCGGGCACCCGTACGCCGTGTGCGGCATCTCCACCGACATCACCGACCGCAAGCGTGCCGAGGAACAGGTACGCCAGCTCAACGCGAACCTGGAACTGCGCGTCCGCGAGCGCACCGCCGAACTCGAAGCGTCCACCCGTGAGCTCGACGCGTTCGCCTACTCGGTCTCCCACGACCTGCGCGCGCCGCTGCGCAGCCTGGAGGGCTTCAGCCAGGTCCTGCAGGAGGACTACGCCGACGTCCTGGACGAGCAGGGACAGCAGTACCTGCGCCGGATCCAGGCCAACGTCGGCCGCATGGCGCAGATGATCGACGACCTGCTGGGCCTGTCCCGCGCGACCCGCACCGAGCTGCACCGTGAGCACACCGACCTCTCGGCGCTGGCCCGCGAGGTGATCGCCGAGCTACGCAACGCCGACCCCGGCCGTGAGGTGGAGGTCGGCGTGGCCGAGGGGCTGGTGGCACAGGCGGACCCGCACCTCATCCGCCTGGTGCTGCAGAACCTGCTGGGCAACGCCTGGAAGTTCACCGCGAACCGGGCCGACGCCACCATCACGATGGACTCCGCGCCCTGCCACGGCATCGAGGTGTTCGCCGTGACCGACAACGGGGCGGGCTTCGACATGCGCTATTCGCACAAGCTCTTCGACCCGTTCCAGCGGCTGCACTCGGCCGCCGAGTACGAGGGCACCGGCATCGGTCTGGCGATCGTGCAGCGGATCATCACCCGGCACGGCGGGCAGATCGTCGCCGACAGCTCGCCCGGCAACGGCGCGACGTTCCGGTTCAGTCTCACCCCCGCACCCGGCGACTGGGAGATCCGATGA
- a CDS encoding catalase encodes MTRKPTEVVKDAVEAATAKVTDALTPDVPGSPGSAPAPLEEPTTPHDPLPAKAEQGAPETRTPTGAETGAPAEAMGQQGAFLTTSQGARLTDTDHSLKAGPRGPILMQDHHFREKITHFDHERIPERVVHARGAGAHGVFTGYGTAEGVTRAGFLAKGKETPVFVRFSTVLGSRGSADTVRDTRGFATKFYTDEGTFDLVANNIPVFFIQDAIKFPDIIHAGKPHPDREIPQAQSAHDTFWDFVSLHTEAQHHTIWNMSDRGIPRSYRTMEGFGVHTFRLVNAAGETSLVKFHWKPKLGVHSLDWEEAQIAAGVDPDYHRRDLYDAIESGAFPEWELGIQVFPDTPEETFAGIDLLDPTKIVPEELAAVQPIGKLVLNRTPRNFFAETEQVAFHLGHLPPGIDVTNDPLLQGRLFSYVDTQLTRLGGPNYPQIPINRPHAPVNDMLRDGFHQHAVHAGVAPYRPNSLDGGNPFPAGAEENAFVDVPVRVAEAPKVRANPVSFDDHYSQVRLFWLSMSPVEKEHIIRAYTFELGKCYEQAIKERQLRCLANVDPVLCEQVAVGLGLPVPEPTVPPADVTASPALSQIGREWPADGRIIGIVVDDGDLDGVDAVRRAVFGAGMVPLLIAAHGGMVGHMSVQRTFATARSIEFDALLLAAAPAPAPDALPARDAKAGAADTVTVDPRVALLVEEAWRHAKAIGAWGAGVTVLGQSGVAGTPGVVTAESGTEALAAVQRLLAAHRVWERFPATVA; translated from the coding sequence ATGACACGCAAGCCCACCGAGGTGGTCAAGGATGCCGTCGAGGCCGCCACCGCGAAGGTGACCGACGCGCTGACGCCCGACGTGCCCGGCTCGCCCGGCAGCGCCCCCGCGCCCCTCGAGGAACCCACCACGCCGCACGATCCGCTGCCGGCCAAGGCCGAGCAGGGCGCTCCGGAGACCCGGACGCCCACCGGCGCCGAAACCGGTGCCCCGGCCGAGGCCATGGGGCAGCAGGGAGCGTTCCTCACCACCTCCCAGGGTGCCCGGCTCACCGACACCGACCACTCGCTGAAGGCCGGGCCCCGGGGCCCGATCCTGATGCAGGACCACCATTTCAGGGAGAAAATCACACACTTCGACCACGAGCGGATCCCGGAACGGGTCGTGCACGCGCGCGGCGCCGGGGCGCACGGCGTGTTCACCGGATACGGCACGGCCGAGGGTGTCACCCGGGCCGGCTTCCTCGCCAAGGGCAAGGAGACCCCGGTCTTCGTCCGGTTCTCCACGGTCCTCGGGTCGCGCGGCTCGGCCGACACGGTGCGGGACACCCGCGGCTTCGCCACGAAGTTCTACACCGATGAGGGCACGTTCGACCTCGTCGCCAACAACATCCCGGTGTTCTTCATCCAGGACGCCATCAAGTTCCCGGACATCATCCACGCGGGCAAGCCGCACCCCGACCGGGAGATCCCGCAGGCGCAGAGCGCGCACGACACGTTCTGGGACTTCGTCTCCCTGCACACCGAGGCCCAGCACCACACCATCTGGAACATGTCCGACCGGGGCATCCCGCGTTCGTACCGGACGATGGAGGGCTTCGGCGTCCACACCTTCCGGCTGGTGAACGCGGCGGGGGAGACGTCGCTGGTCAAGTTCCACTGGAAGCCCAAGCTGGGCGTGCACTCCCTGGACTGGGAGGAGGCGCAGATCGCGGCCGGCGTGGACCCCGACTACCACCGCCGCGACCTGTACGACGCGATCGAGTCCGGTGCCTTCCCCGAGTGGGAGCTGGGCATCCAGGTCTTCCCGGACACGCCCGAGGAGACCTTCGCCGGCATCGACCTGCTCGACCCGACGAAGATCGTGCCGGAGGAACTCGCCGCCGTACAGCCGATCGGCAAGCTGGTCCTCAACCGCACGCCCCGCAACTTCTTCGCCGAGACCGAACAGGTCGCCTTCCACCTCGGTCACCTGCCCCCGGGCATCGACGTCACCAACGACCCGCTGCTGCAGGGCCGGCTCTTCTCGTACGTCGACACGCAGCTCACCCGGCTGGGCGGCCCGAACTACCCGCAGATCCCGATCAATCGCCCGCACGCTCCGGTCAACGACATGCTGCGGGACGGTTTCCACCAGCATGCCGTGCATGCCGGGGTGGCGCCGTACCGGCCGAACTCGCTCGACGGCGGCAACCCGTTCCCCGCCGGGGCCGAGGAGAACGCGTTCGTCGACGTGCCGGTGCGGGTCGCCGAGGCTCCGAAGGTACGGGCGAACCCGGTCTCCTTCGACGACCACTACAGCCAGGTCCGCCTGTTCTGGCTGAGCATGTCGCCGGTGGAGAAGGAGCACATCATTCGCGCGTACACCTTCGAGCTGGGCAAGTGCTACGAGCAGGCGATCAAGGAACGGCAGTTGCGGTGCCTGGCCAACGTCGACCCGGTGTTGTGCGAGCAGGTCGCCGTGGGGCTGGGTCTGCCCGTACCCGAGCCGACCGTCCCACCGGCCGACGTCACCGCGAGCCCGGCGCTGTCGCAGATCGGCCGGGAATGGCCGGCCGACGGCCGGATCATCGGCATCGTCGTCGACGACGGCGACCTGGACGGCGTGGACGCGGTGCGCCGGGCGGTGTTCGGCGCGGGCATGGTGCCGCTGCTGATCGCCGCGCACGGCGGCATGGTGGGTCACATGAGCGTGCAGCGCACCTTCGCCACCGCCCGGTCGATCGAGTTCGACGCCCTCCTGCTCGCCGCGGCGCCCGCGCCGGCGCCGGATGCGCTGCCGGCCCGCGACGCCAAGGCCGGCGCCGCGGACACGGTCACCGTGGACCCGCGGGTGGCGCTGCTGGTCGAGGAGGCCTGGCGGCACGCCAAGGCCATCGGGGCCTGGGGCGCCGGCGTCACCGTGCTGGGCCAGTCGGGCGTGGCCGGCACGCCCGGCGTCGTGACCGCCGAATCGGGTACGGAGGCCCTCGCCGCCGTGCAGCGACTGCTGGCCGCCCACCGGGTGTGGGAGCGGTTCCCGGCCACGGTCGCCTGA
- a CDS encoding DUF4352 domain-containing protein, whose protein sequence is MAVGGRSPGILERIDAGARVRGTLVFDIPRRTRLTSIVLRDSARTRGVRISLVRA, encoded by the coding sequence GTGGCCGTGGGCGGCCGGTCCCCGGGCATCCTCGAGCGCATCGACGCGGGTGCGCGGGTGCGCGGCACGCTGGTGTTCGATATCCCGCGCCGCACGCGGCTGACGTCGATCGTGCTGCGGGACTCGGCCCGTACCCGGGGAGTGCGCATTTCGCTCGTGCGGGCGTAG
- a CDS encoding GNAT family N-acetyltransferase yields MLRRQDVGHRVVVRRIVGVSQDRPLFTDALGELVELTETDLTLATAKGTLRVPLKDVHRAKRVPAARRPPAAEVAALELAANDGWPAPVQARLGAWILRSAGGWTGRANSALAVGDPDRTLDAAIDAVERWYAARGQRPLVNAPMPLAAPVNAALDARGWTSRPLTLVQTARVPGLLESLPVRDDLPPVELADSPTDDWYAMVAEHKGTLPAMAKQVLTGVPVAVFAHVRDEDGDLLAVARGAVSGPDRWLGMALVQTAPAARRRGLAAHVMRAVAGWAMQQGSARAYLQVEERNTAAVALYRKLGFRTHHTYLTREAPV; encoded by the coding sequence GTGCTCCGACGGCAGGATGTGGGACACCGGGTGGTAGTTCGTCGAATTGTAGGTGTTTCCCAGGATCGCCCCCTTTTCACGGATGCGCTCGGGGAACTCGTCGAGCTGACGGAGACGGATCTCACTCTCGCGACGGCCAAGGGGACGCTGCGGGTCCCGCTCAAGGACGTGCACCGGGCGAAACGGGTGCCGGCCGCGCGCCGGCCGCCGGCCGCCGAGGTGGCCGCCCTGGAGTTGGCGGCCAACGACGGCTGGCCGGCCCCGGTGCAGGCCCGGCTCGGCGCCTGGATCCTGCGGTCGGCCGGCGGCTGGACCGGCCGGGCCAACTCGGCCCTGGCGGTAGGCGACCCGGACCGCACCCTCGACGCCGCGATCGACGCGGTCGAACGGTGGTACGCGGCCCGCGGCCAGCGCCCCCTCGTCAACGCCCCGATGCCTTTGGCGGCACCGGTCAACGCCGCCCTCGACGCGCGGGGCTGGACGTCCCGCCCGCTGACCCTGGTGCAGACCGCGCGGGTGCCGGGCCTGCTCGAATCCCTGCCGGTCCGCGACGATCTGCCCCCGGTCGAACTCGCCGATTCGCCCACCGACGACTGGTACGCGATGGTCGCCGAGCACAAGGGCACCCTGCCGGCGATGGCGAAACAGGTGCTCACCGGCGTACCCGTGGCGGTCTTCGCTCATGTCCGCGACGAGGACGGCGACCTGCTCGCCGTGGCCCGCGGCGCGGTGAGCGGGCCGGACCGCTGGCTGGGGATGGCGCTGGTGCAGACCGCTCCGGCGGCGCGGCGGCGCGGGCTGGCGGCCCATGTCATGCGTGCCGTGGCGGGGTGGGCGATGCAGCAGGGGTCGGCGCGGGCCTATCTGCAGGTCGAGGAGCGCAATACGGCCGCGGTCGCCCTCTACCGGAAGCTGGGCTTCCGCACCCACCACACCTATCTGACCCGCGAGGCGCCGGTCTGA
- the fdxA gene encoding ferredoxin: MTYIIAEPCVDVLDKACIEECPVDCIYEGNRMLYIHPDECVDCGACEPVCPVEAIFYEDDVPEQWKDYTNANYEFFEDLGSPGGASKVGKIEKDATFVAAQAPRGDAH, translated from the coding sequence GTGACCTACATCATCGCTGAGCCCTGCGTCGATGTGCTGGACAAGGCATGCATCGAGGAGTGCCCGGTCGACTGCATCTACGAGGGCAACCGGATGCTCTACATCCACCCCGATGAGTGCGTCGACTGCGGGGCGTGCGAGCCGGTCTGTCCGGTCGAGGCGATCTTCTACGAGGACGACGTCCCGGAGCAGTGGAAGGACTACACGAACGCCAACTACGAGTTCTTCGAGGATCTCGGCTCCCCCGGCGGCGCGTCGAAGGTGGGCAAGATCGAGAAGGACGCGACGTTCGTGGCGGCGCAGGCGCCGCGCGGGGACGCGCACTGA
- the dapC gene encoding succinyldiaminopimelate transaminase, producing the protein MLSASLPDFPWDQLEPAKAVAAAHPDGIVDLSVGTPVDPVPAPVQNALAAAADAPGYPQTAGTPALRAAITAWLARECGTTGSPAVLPTIGSKELVAWLPTLLGVGPGDVVVIPRVCYPTYEAGVRLAGAEVVRSDSLTALGPDPRVKLIWINSPSNPTGKVLPPAHLRKVVDWARERGAVVAADECYLSLGWEETPVSVLSDEVCGGDHTGVLAVHSLSKRSNLAGFRAGFVAGDPAVVAELLAVRKHAGMIVPAPVQAAMIAALGDESHVAAQRDRYAARRAALRAALTGAGFTIEHSGAGLYLWSTRGEDCWKTVDWLAERGILAAPGAFYGPAAAQHVRVALTATDERVAAAVARLA; encoded by the coding sequence GTGCTTTCGGCGTCGCTGCCCGATTTTCCCTGGGACCAGTTGGAGCCGGCCAAGGCCGTGGCGGCCGCCCATCCGGACGGCATCGTCGACCTGTCGGTCGGCACCCCGGTCGACCCGGTGCCGGCGCCGGTCCAGAACGCGCTGGCAGCCGCCGCGGATGCGCCGGGCTACCCGCAGACCGCGGGGACCCCGGCGCTGCGCGCGGCGATCACAGCCTGGCTGGCCCGGGAATGCGGCACTACGGGTAGCCCCGCGGTGCTGCCCACCATCGGTTCCAAGGAGCTGGTGGCGTGGCTGCCCACCCTGCTCGGCGTCGGTCCCGGCGATGTCGTCGTCATTCCCCGGGTGTGCTACCCGACGTACGAGGCGGGGGTGCGGCTCGCCGGTGCCGAGGTGGTCCGCAGCGACTCGCTGACCGCACTCGGTCCCGACCCGCGGGTCAAGCTGATCTGGATCAACTCGCCGTCGAACCCGACTGGCAAGGTCCTGCCCCCGGCGCACCTGCGCAAGGTCGTCGACTGGGCCCGGGAGCGCGGCGCGGTCGTGGCCGCCGACGAGTGCTACCTCTCGCTGGGCTGGGAAGAGACCCCGGTGTCGGTCCTGTCCGACGAGGTCTGCGGCGGCGACCACACCGGCGTGCTGGCCGTCCACTCACTGTCCAAGCGGTCCAACCTGGCGGGGTTCCGGGCGGGTTTCGTCGCCGGTGACCCGGCCGTCGTGGCGGAGTTGCTCGCGGTCCGCAAGCACGCGGGCATGATCGTTCCGGCGCCGGTACAGGCGGCGATGATCGCGGCCCTCGGCGACGAGTCGCACGTCGCCGCCCAGCGAGACCGGTACGCGGCCCGCCGCGCGGCACTGCGGGCGGCGCTGACCGGCGCGGGTTTCACGATCGAGCACAGCGGCGCGGGGCTCTACCTGTGGTCGACCCGCGGCGAGGACTGCTGGAAGACGGTCGACTGGCTCGCCGAGCGGGGCATTCTGGCGGCGCCCGGCGCCTTCTACGGCCCGGCGGCGGCGCAGCACGTGCGCGTCGCCCTGACGGCCACGGACGAACGGGTCGCGGCGGCGGTCGCCCGCCTCGCCTGA
- a CDS encoding RNA polymerase sigma factor SigF encodes MTVIAAPVDSADLAADASATTDRASELIAAVAALPVGHPSRAAVRDRAIEAWMPLARHLANRYTGRGEPLDDLIQVAVMGLIKAVDRFEADRGVEFAGFAIPTIVGELKRHFRDRTWSIRVPRRLQELRLAITAANNTLSHTLGRSPTVADVADHLGVTEEDVLEGLEGARAYSATSLSTPINADGSAELGDTLGGEDVAFELAETRLALGPALARLDEREQKIIALRFYGNLTQSQIAEQVGISQMHVSRLLTKALAKLRGHLELAV; translated from the coding sequence ATGACCGTTATCGCCGCCCCTGTCGACAGCGCCGACCTCGCTGCTGATGCCTCGGCGACGACGGACCGCGCGAGCGAGCTGATCGCCGCGGTCGCCGCCCTGCCCGTCGGACATCCGTCCCGGGCCGCGGTGCGGGACCGCGCGATCGAGGCGTGGATGCCCCTGGCGCGGCACCTGGCCAACCGGTACACGGGCCGCGGCGAGCCGCTCGACGACCTCATCCAGGTGGCCGTGATGGGCCTGATCAAGGCGGTCGACAGGTTCGAGGCGGACCGCGGTGTCGAGTTCGCCGGATTCGCGATCCCGACCATCGTCGGCGAGCTGAAGCGTCACTTCCGCGACCGCACCTGGTCCATCCGGGTCCCGCGGCGCCTGCAGGAGCTCCGTCTGGCGATCACCGCGGCGAACAACACGCTCAGCCACACGCTGGGCCGGTCGCCGACGGTCGCGGACGTGGCCGACCACCTCGGTGTCACCGAGGAGGACGTGCTCGAGGGCCTGGAAGGCGCGCGCGCCTACAGCGCGACCAGCCTGTCCACCCCGATCAACGCCGACGGCAGCGCGGAGCTCGGCGACACCCTCGGCGGCGAGGACGTCGCCTTCGAGCTTGCCGAGACGCGTCTCGCCCTCGGCCCGGCGCTGGCCCGGCTGGACGAGCGCGAGCAGAAGATCATCGCGCTGCGGTTCTACGGCAACCTGACCCAGTCGCAGATCGCCGAGCAGGTGGGCATCTCGCAGATGCACGTCTCCCGGCTGCTCACCAAGGCCCTCGCCAAGCTGCGCGGCCACCTGGAGCTCGCCGTCTGA